In the Ostrinia nubilalis chromosome 15, ilOstNubi1.1, whole genome shotgun sequence genome, one interval contains:
- the LOC135078696 gene encoding phosphoglucomutase, translated as MPSVVTVPTNPYEGQKPGTSGLRKKVKVFLQENYTENFIQSILDANKADIVGSTLVVGGDGRYLVKEVVDKIIKISAGNGVARLLVGQNGILSTPAVSYIIRKYKTLGGIVLTASHNPGGINNDFGIKFNCSNGGPAPDHTTNDIYKLTTTIKEYKIVPDINCAVDKIGVQNFTVGDRPFVVEVVDSVRDYVDYMKEIFDFPKIKTLIQGSEQRKPFNVLIDSMNGVTGPYVQRIFVEELGASENNVRRVVPLEDFGGAHPDPNLTYAADLVTAVKNGDYDFGAAFDGDGDRNMIIGRAAFFVTPSDSLAVLANNLQHIPYFQRTGVRGFARSMPTAAAVDRVAAVKGQEMFEVPTGWKYFGNLMDAGRLSLCGEESFGTGSDHVREKDGLWAALAWLSVLAATGKSVEDILKAHWAEFGRNYFTRYDYEECASDPCNEMMQALEKKMTEPGFVASSHSSGDKTYVVKLADNFSYMDPIDQSVSMKQGLRIIFEDGSRIVMRLSGTGSSGATVRLYIDSYEAKNVLGDAQVMLRPLIDVALQISQLQKYTGRDAPTVIT; from the exons ATGCCCAGTGTAGTTACAGTGCCTACTAACCCCTACGAGGGGCAAAAGCCGGGTACCAGTGGTTTGCGTAAGAAAGTTAAAGTTTTCCTTCAAGAAAACTACACGGAAAACTTTATCCAGAGTATTTTGGATGCTAATAAAGCAGATATTGTCGGCTCGACCCTTGTCGTTGGTGGAGACGGTCGCTATCTAGTAAAAGAGGTCGTGGacaaaatcatcaaaatttCGGCGGGCAATGGT GTAGCAAGACTGTTAGTGGGGCAAAATGGTATTCTCTCAACTCCTGCAGTCTCCTACATCATCAGAAAATACAAGACCCTTG GTGGCATCGTCCTCACCGCCTCCCACAACCCTGGTGGCATCAACAATGATTTCGGAATAAAGTTCAACTGCAGCAACGGAGGCCCGGCCCCCGACCACACCACCAATGACATCTACAAGCTCACCACCACCATCAAGGAGTATAAGATCGTGCCGGACATCAATTGTGCTGTTGACAAGATTGGAGTGCAGAACTTCACT GTAGGAGACCGCCCCTTCGTGGTCGAAGTGGTCGACTCTGTGAGGGACTACGTAGACTACATGAAGGAGATATTCGACTTCCCCAAGATCAAGACCCTCATCCAAGGCTCGGAGCAGAGGAAGCCTTTCAATGTGCTGATCGACTCTATGAATGGAG TAACCGGGCCGTACGTTCAACGAATATTCGTCGAAGAGCTAGGAGCGTCAGAGAATAATGTTCGTCGCGTGGTGCCGTTAGAAGACTTTGGCGGGGCACACCCGGACCCCAACCTTACGTATGCGGCTGATCTAGTGACAGCTGTCAAGAATGGCGACTACGATTTCGGCGCTGCTTTCGATGGCGATG GCGACCGCAACATGATAATCGGCCGCGCCGCGTTCTTCGTGACTCCATCCGACTCGTTGGCAGTCCTTGCGAACAATCTGCAGCATATCCCGTACTTCCAGCGGACTGGAGTCCGAGGCTTCGCCAGGAGTATGCCCACCGCGGCCGCTGTAGATAGGGTGGCGGCTGTGAAGGGGCAGGAGATGTTCGAAGTGCCTACTG GTTGGAAATACTTCGGTAACCTGATGGACGCGGGTCGTCTGTCTCTTTGCGGGGAGGAGAGCTTCGGAACAGGTTCCGACCACGTGAGAGAGAAGGACGGGCTATGGGCGGCTCTGGCCTGGCTGTCTGTGTTGGCCGCTACTGGGAAGTCTGTTGAGGATATCCTGAAGGCACACTGGGCGGAGTTTGGACGCAATTACTTCactag aTACGACTACGAAGAATGCGCCAGCGACCCTTGCAACGAAATGATGCAAGCTCTCGAGAAGAAAATGACCGAGCCCGGCTTCGTAGCGTCGTCGCACTCTAGCGGCGACAAGACATACGTCGTTAAACTGGCCGACAACTTCTCGTATATGGACCCCATAGACCAGAGCGTGTCTATGAAGCAG gGTCTTCGCATAATATTTGAAGACGGCTCTCGCATCGTGATGCGGTTGAGCGGAACCGGCAGTTCTGGTGCTACCGTCAG ATTGTACATAGACTCGTACGAGGCTAAGAACGTGTTGGGCGATGCTCAAGTAATGCTGCGGCCTCTAATAGACGTGGCGCTACAAATATCGCAGCTTCAAAAGTACACCGGCAGAGACGCTCCCACTGTTATTACATAA
- the LOC135078587 gene encoding 15-hydroxyprostaglandin dehydrogenase [NAD(+)]-like — protein MIGVLIDKKLAILDIDEPTGKATAERLNRTYLDKVLFVKCDVSKEEDIEAAFKEVVEKFGNIDVLVNNAGVMSDAPHMWRKSCDINWQGTVSFTLKALAHMRKDEGGKGGTIINIASAASFEKVHIIPIYCGSKAAVLHFTRTIANQPDFVEITGIRILVIGFGPTATPLMADVKNKVYEAKLGKPYEGVEVPCQKVESAVNAFFKMFKEGENGSVWMSVKDKPVKNFTPYMEKFLEDYMQILYNDE, from the exons ATGATAG GTGTATTAATTGACAAG AAACTGGCCATATTGGACATCGATGAACCCACAGGAAAAGCAACTGCGGAACGGCTGAACCGCACTTATTTGGACAAAGTTTTGTTTGTAAAATGTGACGTCAGCAAAGAAGAAGACATAGAAGCCGCTTTCAAGGAGGTCGTGGAGAAGTTTGGAAACATAGATGTCCTGGTCAATAATGCAGGCGTTATGAGCGACGCGCCTCACATGTGGAGGAAATCTTGTGATATCAACTGG CAAGGCACGGTCTCCTTCACCCTCAAAGCGCTGGCCCACATGAGGAAGGACGAGGGAGGCAAAGGAGGAACCATTATTAACATTGCGTCCGCAGCTTCTTTCGAGAAGGTCCACATAATTCCAATCTACTGTGGCTCTAAGGCTGCTGTGCTCCACTTTACTCGCACTATTGCT AACCAACCAGATTTCGTCGAAATAACTGGCATCAGGATCCTAGTGATCGGCTTCGGGCCTACAGCAACGCCCTTGATGGCAGACGTCAAGAACAAAGTGTACGAGGCAAAACTTGGCAAACCATACGAGGGGGTGGAGGTTCCGTGTCAAAA GGTTGAATCAGCAGTAAATGCATTTTTCAAGATGTTCAAAGAAGGGGAAAACGGAAGCGTTTGGATGTCAGTGAAAGATAAACCTGTGAAGAACTTCACACCCTATATGGAAAAGTTTCTAGAGGATTATATGCAAATATTGTATAATGACGAATAA